A single Lolium perenne isolate Kyuss_39 chromosome 6, Kyuss_2.0, whole genome shotgun sequence DNA region contains:
- the LOC127305435 gene encoding uncharacterized protein, producing MTGLHGKRATRGSRRSTPLGRSMTEAAPPPARRTKRRLLCGERDPEDVAPAPPPPKRSRSLPAYSDQGPTDVSVAPPPAPRAKAPAPPPKRDESSIRAGWPPTTAYVLRSRRVPARYEEREELKYDRSCSSRTKAKQDELWEAPACARVALEQYNSMNQGDEHELVKAVDVHSFVCCGMWLHANFLARRKGAKNCVDLVPKYFFAELNLDGFGLLCASCVKIDSVESKNLGGCGECPGKIRHPADGTYLGAQACREPAAGGGLEVAFSF from the exons ATGACGGGCCTCCATGGCAAGCGCGCCACCAGGGGATCCCGGAGATCCACACCCCTCGGGCGGTCCATGACCGAGGCGGCGCCTCCTCCGGCACGCCGAACCAAGCGCCGGCTCCTTTGCGGCGAACGGGATCCGGAGGACGTGGCCCCGGCGCCTCCTCCTCCCAAGCGCTCGCGCTCCCTTCCAGCTTACAGCGATCAGGGCCCGACGGATGTGAGCGTGGCCCCTCCTCCGGCGCCCCGCGCCAAGGCCCCGGCTCCTCCGCCCAAGCGTGATGAGAGCTCCATTCGCGCCGGTTGGCCGCCTACCACCGCGTACGTGCTCCGCAGCCGCCGCGTCCCTGCGCGCTACGAGGAACG GGAGGAACTTAAGTATGATCGATCATGCTCTTCCAGGACAAAAGCTAAGCAAGATGAGCTTTGGGAGGCTCCAGCATGTGCACGTGTGGCTTTGGAACAATACAACAGCATGAATCAG GGGGATGAGCATGAGCTGGTTAAAGCAGTGGACGTTCATTCCTTTGTCTGCTGTGGTATGTGGTTGCATGCAAATTTCCTTGCTCGGCGTAAAGGTGCCAAGAACTGTGTTgatcttgttcccaaatacttctTTGCGGAGCTGAATCTTGATGGATTTGGTCTGCTGTGTGCTTCATGTGTTAAGATTGATTCAG TTGAATCAAAGAACCTTGGTGGCTGTGGAGAGTGCCCAGGAAAAatcaggcaccctgctgatggaacTTATCTTGGTGCCCAGGCTTGCCGTGAACCTGCTGCTGGTGGTGGTCTAGAAGTTGCGTTTAGCTTTTGA
- the LOC127305436 gene encoding uncharacterized protein — MDDKPAIRPRSKRRLELSCPDEAVAPPPERRRTRRTNGTVRPREREAPAPASRVARSPSPPYGKRDSEDAAAAPPPAHRAAAEAPDPPPKRDTAYVRTAYVLRNRHVPDTSGREPYIPARHEKRDELKHDRPCSSRKKT, encoded by the exons ATGGACGACAAGCCTGCGATCCGGCCGAGATCCAAGCGCCGCCTTGAGCTTTCCTGTCCCGACGAGGCGGTGGCACCTCCGCCGGAACGCCGGAGGACTAGGCGCACCAATGGCACGGTTCGTCCGCGCGAGCGCGAGGCCCCCGCTCCCGCCTCGAGGGTTGCGCGATCTCCTTCTCCACCTTACGGCAAACGGGACTCGGAGGATGCAGCCGCGGCGCCGCCTCCTGCacaccgcgccgccgccgaggCCCCGGATCCTCCGCCCAAGCGCGACACCGCGTACGTCCGCACCGCGTACGTGCTCCGCAACCGCCACGTCCCCGATACCAGCGGCCGCGAGCCCTACATCCCCGCGCGCCACGAGAAGCG GGACGAACTTAAGCATGATCGGCCATGCTCTTCCAGGAAAAAAACTTAA